In the genome of Candidatus Methylomirabilota bacterium, one region contains:
- the dop gene encoding depupylase/deamidase Dop, translating into MAIPKVMGIETEYGITVKNQPDFNPILSSLLLINSYETFRSSRVRWDYEAESPLRDARGFEYMEEKEGTSKEESRLINLILSNGARFYVDHAHPEYSSPETTNPRDLVIWDRAGERILNLSRQRAEAVSPPEQRILIYKNNTDSKGNSYGTHENYLMDRRVPFARIVQHMMPFFVTRQIFTGAGKVGAENNADPCDYQISQRADFLETEVGLETMHSRPIINTRDEPHADPEKYRRLHVIVGDANMSETANYLKVGTMAIVLSMVEDDFIDRDLSIDGPVAAFRKVSRDLTCRDTIRLKDGRSVSAVDLQREFLAMAQRYYRDREKESWVADVLGRWEHTLDRLAEDPAQLGRELDWVIKRQVIENYMAKHTLEWNASRVQMIDLQYHDIRPGKGLYYKLEEAEAVERIVTDDEISKAIYDPPKDTRAYFRGMCLQRYAEEIVSASWDSVIFDLKEGPLKKIFMLEPLRGTEAHVRGLLMESPTAADLLRNISRAAGM; encoded by the coding sequence ATGGCCATCCCGAAAGTCATGGGCATCGAAACCGAGTACGGGATCACGGTGAAGAACCAGCCCGACTTCAACCCGATCCTGTCCTCGCTGCTGCTGATCAACTCCTACGAGACCTTCCGCTCCTCGCGCGTCCGGTGGGACTACGAGGCGGAGAGCCCGCTCCGGGACGCCCGGGGCTTCGAGTACATGGAGGAGAAGGAGGGCACCTCGAAGGAGGAGTCGCGCCTGATCAACTTGATCCTCTCGAACGGCGCGCGCTTCTACGTGGACCACGCGCACCCCGAATACTCGAGCCCGGAGACGACCAACCCGCGCGACCTCGTGATCTGGGACCGAGCGGGCGAGCGCATCCTGAACCTGTCGCGGCAGCGCGCCGAAGCGGTCTCGCCGCCCGAGCAGCGGATCCTGATCTACAAGAACAACACCGACAGCAAGGGCAACTCGTACGGCACCCACGAGAACTACCTGATGGACCGCCGGGTGCCGTTCGCGCGGATCGTGCAGCACATGATGCCGTTCTTCGTGACTCGTCAGATCTTCACCGGGGCCGGGAAGGTCGGCGCCGAGAACAACGCGGACCCGTGCGATTACCAGATCTCGCAGCGCGCCGACTTCCTCGAGACGGAGGTCGGCCTCGAGACGATGCACTCGCGCCCGATCATCAACACGCGGGACGAGCCCCACGCCGACCCCGAGAAGTACCGCCGCCTGCACGTCATCGTCGGCGACGCCAACATGAGCGAGACCGCCAACTACCTCAAGGTCGGGACGATGGCGATCGTGCTCAGCATGGTCGAGGACGACTTCATCGACCGCGACCTGTCCATCGACGGGCCCGTGGCCGCGTTCCGGAAAGTCTCGCGCGACCTCACCTGCCGCGACACGATCCGGCTCAAGGACGGACGCTCCGTCTCCGCCGTGGACCTCCAGCGCGAGTTCCTGGCGATGGCGCAGCGCTACTACCGCGACCGCGAGAAGGAGTCCTGGGTCGCCGACGTGCTGGGCCGCTGGGAGCACACGCTGGATCGCCTCGCCGAGGACCCGGCGCAGCTCGGCCGCGAGCTCGACTGGGTCATCAAGCGGCAGGTCATCGAGAACTACATGGCGAAGCACACGCTCGAGTGGAACGCCTCGCGCGTGCAGATGATCGACCTCCAGTACCACGACATCCGCCCGGGCAAGGGCCTCTACTACAAGCTCGAGGAGGCCGAGGCCGTCGAGCGGATCGTCACCGACGACGAGATCTCCAAGGCGATCTACGACCCGCCGAAGGACACGCGCGCCTACTTCCGCGGCATGTGCCTGCAGCGGTACGCGGAGGAGATCGTGTCGGCGAGCTGGGACTCTGTGATCTTCGACCTCAAGGAGGGGCCGCTGAAGAAAATCTTCATGCTCGAGCCGCTGCGCGGCACCGAGGCTCACGTCCGCGGACTCCTGATGGAGTCGCCCACGGCGGCGGATCTGCTGCGCAACATCTCGCGCGCGGCCGGAATGTGA